The Lycium barbarum isolate Lr01 chromosome 12, ASM1917538v2, whole genome shotgun sequence genome includes a region encoding these proteins:
- the LOC132621672 gene encoding very-long-chain 3-oxoacyl-CoA reductase 1, with the protein METCIYHQLKSQPIWLLLLLSLGSLKVLCFSIIVLKWVYVNFLRPAKNLKKYGSWALVTGPTDGIGKAFAFQLARKGLNLVLVGRNPDKLNDVLESIKAKYGKIQIKTVVVDFSGDLDEGVKKIKEIIEGLDIGVLINNVGVSYPYARFFHEVDDKLLADLIKVNVEGTTKVTQAVLPGMVQRKRGAIVNIGSGAAIVIPSDPLYAVYAATKAYIDQFSRCLYVEYKKSGIDVQCQVPLYVATKMASIKRSSFFVPSTDGYARAALGWIGHDPRCTPYWPHSLLWGLLYSLPESIVDAWRLKFCIGIRKRGQMKDSRKKE; encoded by the exons ATGGAGACTTGCATCTATCATCAGCTCAAATCTCAGCCAATATGGCTTCTTTTGCTTCTTTCTTTAGGTTCTTTAAAAGTCTTATGCTTTTCAATCATTGTTCTCAAATGGGTCTATGTTAATTTCCTTAGACCTGCAAAAAATCTCAAGAAATATGGTTCTTGGGCACTTGTTACGGGACCTACAGATGGTATTGGAAAAGCCTTTGCTTTTCAATTAGCAAGAAAGGGTCTTAATTTAGTTCTTGTGGGTCGTAACCCTGATAAATTAAATGATGTTCTTGAATCAATTAAGGCTAAATATGGGAAAATCCAGATTAAAACAGTGGTTGTTGATTTTTCTGGTGATTTGGATGAAGGGGTTAAGAAGATTAAGGAGATAATTGAAGGATTAGATATTGGGGTTTTGATTAACAACGTTGGGGTTAGTTATCCTTATGCTAGGTTTTTCCATGAAGTGGATGATAAGTTATTGGCTGATTTGATTAAAGTTAATGTGGAAGGAACTACAAAGGTTACTCAAGCTGTTTTGCCTGGTATGGTTCAGAGGAAAAGAGGAGCAATTGTTAATATTGGTTCTGGTGCTGCCATTGTTATCCCTTCTGATCCCTTGTATGCTGTTTATGCCGCGACTAAAGC ATACATTGATCAGTTCTCAAGATGCCTCTATGTAGAGTACAAGAAGAGTGGAATTGATGTGCAATGTCAG GTGCCTTTGTATGTGGCAACAAAAATGGCGTCAATCAAAAGATCTTCATTTTTTGTTCCCTCGACTGATGGTTATGCTCGAGCTGCCCTGGGATGGATAGGTCATGATCCAAGGTGCACACCTTACTGGCCCCATTCTCTTCTGTGGGGTTTGCTGTACTCATTGCCAGAATCAATTGTTGATGCATGGCGTCTGAAGTTCTGCATTGGAATCCGGAAGAGAGGACAGATGAAAGACTCCAGAAAGAAGGAATAG
- the LOC132621673 gene encoding early nodulin-like protein 21, protein MAFTCFRNVLIISILVTTSLQFMHVSSLEFQVGDTTGWAVPPANVTNFYNNWASQMRFKIGDTIRFKYKKDSVMEVSEKEYKKCNSTRPHFFSNTGNTMFTLEHSGYFYFVSGAAGHCERGQRMIVRVLVQDVIGEATSAASATTFMSLPLFEQLCALQLLVFLLGSLVY, encoded by the exons ATGGCCTTCACATGTTTTCGTAACGTGCTCATCATCTCAATATTAGTTACGACTTCTCTTCAATTCATGCATGTGTCAtccttggaattccaagttggtGACACTACTGGTTGGGCTGTTCCTCCCGCAAATGTCACCAATTTCTACAACAATTGGGCTTCCCAAATGAGGTTCAAAATTGGCGACACCATCC GTTTCAAGTACAAGAAGGACTCAGTGATGGAGGTGTCAGAGAAAGAATACAAGAAATGCAACTCAACGCGCCCCCATTTCTTTTCCAACACAGGGAACACGATGTTCACGTTAGAGCATTCTGGTTATTTCTATTTTGTGAGTGGAGCAGCAGGACACTGTGAGAGAGGACAGCGAATGATCGTAAGGGTTCTGGTGCAAGATGTGATCGGTGAAGCTACTTCTGCAGCCTCAGCTACAACATTCATGTCATTGCCACTCTTTGAACAACTTTGTGCTCTTCAGCTTCTTGTCTTTCTTCTCGGTTCACTTGTCTACTAG
- the LOC132621413 gene encoding protein LOW PHOTOSYNTHETIC EFFICIENCY 1, chloroplastic-like produces MYKMPYLNVWSSRSNSSMLPHVESELASSSNSVFTWRKTESWFLAYSFSHNSSPDHLSRSLSYTRNKTKFRKQDFCLRTKFLKDSFAPSFALAQASEEQAIDCDVIKQNSQSFTRGEGLVEGLNCVQLEEKGILTHNYDDDDGDDVGTEEDESRRVKGEKVDVRTLAHSLHFVKTADEVDEVLKDKVELPLQVYSSMIRGLGKDKKLNSATALVEWLRRRSKDNIGSINLNVFIYNSLLGAIKEAGKYDFVDKVMDDMVSEGVEPNVVTYNTLMRVYIEQGREIEALELFKEMPKKKLFPSPASYSTALFAYRRLEDGFGAITLFLKAREKYQNGEIGNIEEENWKYEFPKLENFIIRICYQVMRQWLVKGKDSSINVLKLLTDMDKARIQPSRAEYERLVWACTREEHYVVAKELYNRIREIDTEISLSVCNHIIWLMGKAKKWWAALEIYEDLLDKGPKPNNMSYELVVSHFNILLSAARKRGIWRWGVRLLNKMEEKGLKPSSREWNSVLVACSKASETSAAVQIFKRMVEKGEKPTVISYGALLSALEKGKLYDEALQVWKHMIKMGIEPNLYAYTIMASIYTAQGKFNIVNSIIKEMVSTGVKPTVVTFNAIISGCARNGMGGVAYEWFQRMKTQDITPNEVSYEMLIEALVNDGKPRLAYELYVRALNEGLSLSTKAYDAVIGSMQAYGASIDLNVLGQRPPEKTKRVQIRKTLSEFCNIADVPRRSRPFDREEIFTAQTKGT; encoded by the coding sequence ATGTACAAAATGCCTTATCTAAATGTCTGGTCTTCAAGGAGTAATTCTAGTATGTTACCCCATGTCGAATCAGAGTTGGCTTCATCTTCTAATTCAGTTTTCACATGGAGGAAAACTGAGAGTTGGTTTCTTGCATATTCTTTTTCACATAATTCAAGTCCTGATCATTTATCCAGAAGTCTTAGTTATACAAGGAATAAGACTAAGTTCAGAAAACAAGATTTTTGTTTGAGAACTAAATTCTTGAAGGATTCGTTTGCCCCATCTTTTGCTTTGGCACAGGCTTCTGAAGAACAAGCTATTGATTGTGATGTAATAAAACAAAATTCACAATCTTTCACTAGAGGGGAGGGTTTAGTTGAGGGTTTAAATTGTGTTCAATTGGAGGAAAAGGGGATCTTGACTCataattatgatgatgatgatggtgatgatgttgGAACTGAGGAGGATGAGTCAAGGCGAGTAAAAGGCGAGAAAGTGGATGTTCGAACTCTAGCACATAGTTTGCACTTTGTCAAAACTGCAGATGAGGTAGATGAAGTTCTTAAGGATAAGGTAGAATTGCCCCTTCAAGTTTACTCATCTATGATTAGAGGTCTTGGTAAAGATAAGAAGTTGAACTCTGCAACGGCACTTGTTGAGTGGTTAAGGAGGAGGAGCAAGGATAATATTGGCTCTATTAACTTAAATGTGTTCATTTATAACAGTTTGTTGGGTGCTATAAAGGAGGCAGGGAAGTATGATTTTGTTGATAAAGTCATGGATGATATGGTCTCAGAAGGAGTGGAACCTAATGTCGTGACGTATAATACTTTAATGAGAGTCTATATAGAACAAGGTCGGGAAATTGAAGCTCTCGAACTATTTAaagagatgccaaagaagaaactCTTTCCTAGTCCCGCATCCTATTCCACTGCTTTGTTTGCTTATCGGAGACTTGAAGATGGATTTGGTGCTATAACTTTATTTCTTAAGGCAAGAGAGAAATATCAAAATGGTGAAAtaggaaatattgaggaagaaaATTGGAAGTATGAATTTCCCAAGCTTGAGAATTTCATAATTCGAATTTGCTACCAGGTGATGCGGCAGTGGCTGGTAAAGGGCAAAGACTCAAGCATCAATGTTCTGAAACTACTAACGGATATGGATAAGGCCAGGATCCAACCTAGTCGTGCAGAATATGAACGCCTAGTGTGGGCATGTACCCGTGAAGAACATTATGTGGTAGCAAAAGAATTGTATAATAGGATAAGAGAGATTGATACAGAGATTAGCTTATCCGTCTGCAACCATATCATTTGGTTGATGGGTAAGGCGAAAAAATGGTGGGCAGCTCTTGAAATTTACGAGGATTTATTAGATAAGGGGCCAAAACCAAATAACATGTCATATGAACTGGTTGTTTCTCATTTTAACATACTGCTGAGTGCAGCTAGAAAAAGAGGTATTTGGCGATGGGGTGTTAGGTTGCTGAATAAAATGGAAGAAAAAGGGCTTAAGCCAAGCAGTAGGGAATGGAATTCCGTGCTTGTCGCCTGTTCCAAAGCTTCAGAAACATCTGCTGCAGTACAGATATTTAAGAGAATGGTAGAAAAAGGTGAAAAACCGACAGTTATTTCCTACGGAGCATTGCTCAGTGCTCTAGAGAAAGGCAAGCTTTATGATGAGGCCCTCCAGGTTTGGAAACATATGATCAAAATGGGGATCGAGCCAAATTTGTATGCGTATACGATTATGGCATCGATTTACACTGCCCAAGGGAAGTTCAACATAGTTAATTCTATCATCAAGGAGATGGTTTCCACTGGAGTTAAACCTACAGTTGTTACGTTCAACGCGATTATCAGTGGATGTGCTCGGAATGGTATGGGAGGTGTTGCGTACGAGTGGTTTCAGCGTATGAAAACTCAAGACATAACCCCCAATGAGGTTAGTTATGAAATGCTAATTGAGGCTCTCGTGAATGATGGCAAGCCGAGGCTGGCATATGAGTTGTATGTTAGGGCTCTAAATGAAGGCTTGAGTCTTTCTACAAAGGCTTATGATGCGGTCATCGGCTCTATGCAGGCATATGGTGCGAGTATTGATCTAAACGTCCTTGGTCAGCGTCCACCAGAGAAAACGAAAAGGGTGCAAATCAGGAAAACCTTGTCGGAATTCTGTAATATAGCTGATGTTCCTAGAAGAAGCAGGCCTTTTGACAGGGAAGAAATATTTACTGCTCAGACAAAAGGAACATGA
- the LOC132621671 gene encoding uncharacterized membrane protein At3g27390-like isoform X2, whose amino-acid sequence MEPPRGFLTSLWSFICFLPYFIGLLILGVLKGVILCPLILIIVTVGNSALILGLWPVHLFYTFYCLWSTKQLGPALKLVLSICVLVILLFWPLIGFASSVVGGAAYGFLSPVFGTFQAVGGKRTNAFFHSIYDGTWDTVKGSFTIVRDLRDVLYHSYFSIMDDLRLQGPPGDKYYEIRLLYIPLALIAVALGLLVDIPTIIVIAACKFPYMLIKGWRRLFHDCIGREGPFLETICVPFAGLAILLWPLAVVGAFIGSMLSSILLGAYAGVVVYQECSLWLGLCYIVASLSIYDEYSNDVLDMPEGSCFPRPQYRKKTASRTSSRAASFSRPDSFRNPPSRTNSINAPMVELKPLELLDGLFKGCQRHGEMMVSKGVITQIDIEDAKSNKDSGQVISIGLPAYCILQTLIQSAKANSDGILLNDDGTEVTSSNRPRDTFYEWFLNPLLIIKDQIKAENLSDSDEEYLGKLVLFSGDPERLRNSNIGSPPESELRRAEFEALARRLRGITKSISRYPTFRRRFESSMKIILEELAKKHGDSRQSEESGPQKVSRSKSMFARMLSEKSFRTRNGKNGYDQEAQLVESTDRDVEIQ is encoded by the exons ATGGAACCCCCAAGGGGGTTTCTTACTTCTTTGTGGAGCTTCATATGTTTCTTACCATACTTCATTGGCCTTCTTATTCTCGGTGTCTTGAAAG GTGTCATTTTGTGCCCTTTGATCCTCATTATAGTCACAGTTGGAAACTCTGCTCTTATTTTGGGTCTTTGGCCAGTGCACCTGTTCTATACATTTTACTGTCTATGGAG CACAAAACAACTAGGTCCAGCTTTAAAACTTGTGTTAAGCATATGTGTCCTTGTTATTTTACTTTTTTGGCCGTTGATTGGATTTGCAAGCAGCGTTGTTGGCGGGGCTGCTTATGGCTTCCTTTCACCAGTGTTTGGCACTTTTCAAGCTGTGGGTGGAAAGAGGACTAATGCCTTCTTTCACAGTATATAT GATGGGACTTGGGACACAGTGAAAGGAAGCTTTACTATTGTTAGGGATCTGAGGGATGTTTTATACCATTCCTACTTTTCAATCATGGATGATTTGCGACTTCAAGGACCTCCTGGTGATAAATATTATGAGATCAG GTTGCTTTATATTCCTTTGGCGCTAATAGCTGTGGCACTAGGACTCCTGGTTGACATACCGACGATCATAGTAATTGCTGCCTGCAAATTCCCTTACATGCTTATCAAGGGGTGGCGACGTTTGTTTCATGATTGTATAGGTCGGGAAGGACCTTTTCTAGAGACAATCTGTGTCCCATTTGCTGGTCTTGCTATCTTACTCTGGCCACTGGCTGTTGTTGGTGCATTCATTGGATCAATGTTATCAAGTATCCTGCTGGGTGCTTATGCAGGAGTAGTTGTATATCAG GAGTGTTCTCTTTGGTTAGGGCTTTGCTATATTGTTGCTTCCTTGTCCATATATGATGAATATAGCAATGATGTGCTAGACATGCCAGAAGGGTCCTGCTTTCCTAG GCCTCAGTACAGAAAGAAGACTGCATCAAGAACCAGCTCTCGTGCAGCTTCATTCTCAAGGCCTGATTCTTTCAGAAATCCACCATCTCGTACAAACTCCATCAATGCCCCCATGGTCGAGTTGAAGCCCCTTGAG CTTCTTGATGGCCTATTCAAGGGCTGTCAACGTCATGGTGAGATGATGGTATCTAAAGGAGTAATTACACAAATAGACATTGAAGATGCCAAGTCTAATAAAGACAGTGGTCAAGTCATTAGCATTGGTTTGCCTGCCTATTGCATCCTTCAGACCCTTATACAATCTGCCAAAGCCAACAGTGATGGTATCTTGTTAA ACGATGATGGCACAGAAGTAACTAGCTCAAACAGGCCTAGAGATACATTCTATGAGTGGTTTCTCAATCCACTCTTGATCATCAAAGACCAGATCAAAGCTGAAAATCTTTCCGACAGCGACGAGGAGTACCTTGGCAAATTGGTTTTGTTTAGTGGTGATCCTGAGAGGTTGAGGAATTCAAATATTGGATCACCACCTGAATCTGAACTGAGGCGAGCTGAGTTTGAGGCGTTAGCTCGAAG ACTACGAGGCATCACAAAATCTATATCAAGATATCCAACATTCAGGCGCCGGTTTGAGAGTAGCATGAAGATTATCTTAGAAGAACTGGCCAAGAAGCATGGTGATAGTAGACAATCAGAAGAATCAGGACCTCAAAAAGTTTCCAGGTCAAAAAGCATGTTTGCTCGCATGCTTAGCGAGAAATCTTTCAGGACCAGAAACGGCAAGAATGGATATGATCAAGAAGCTCAACTGGTAGAATCTACTGACAGAGATGTTGAAATTCAATGA
- the LOC132621671 gene encoding uncharacterized membrane protein At3g27390-like isoform X1, with protein MEPPRGFLASLWSFICFLPYFIGLLILGVLKGVILCPLILIIVTVGNSALILGLWPVHLFYTFYCLWSTKQLGPALKLVLSICVLVILLFWPLIGFASSVVGGAAYGFLSPVFGTFQAVGGKRTNAFFHSIYDGTWDTVKGSFTIVRDLRDVLYHSYFSIMDDLRLQGPPGDKYYEIRLLYIPLALIAVALGLLVDIPTIIVIAACKFPYMLIKGWRRLFHDCIGREGPFLETICVPFAGLAILLWPLAVVGAFIGSMLSSILLGAYAGVVVYQECSLWLGLCYIVASLSIYDEYSNDVLDMPEGSCFPRPQYRKKTASRTSSRAASFSRPDSFRNPPSRTNSINAPMVELKPLELLDGLFKGCQRHGEMMVSKGVITQIDIEDAKSNKDSGQVISIGLPAYCILQTLIQSAKANSDGILLNDDGTEVTSSNRPRDTFYEWFLNPLLIIKDQIKAENLSDSDEEYLGKLVLFSGDPERLRNSNIGSPPESELRRAEFEALARRLRGITKSISRYPTFRRRFESSMKIILEELAKKHGDSRQSEESGPQKVSRSKSMFARMLSEKSFRTRNGKNGYDQEAQLVESTDRDVEIQ; from the exons ATGGAACCCCCAAGGGGGTTTCTTGCTTCTTTGTGGAGCTTCATCTGTTTCTTACCATACTTCATTGGCCTCCTTATTCTTGGTGTCTTGAAAG GTGTCATTTTGTGCCCTTTGATCCTCATTATAGTCACAGTTGGAAACTCTGCTCTTATTTTGGGTCTTTGGCCAGTGCACCTGTTCTATACATTTTACTGTCTATGGAG CACAAAACAACTAGGTCCAGCTTTAAAACTTGTGTTAAGCATATGTGTCCTTGTTATTTTACTTTTTTGGCCGTTGATTGGATTTGCAAGCAGCGTTGTTGGCGGGGCTGCTTATGGCTTCCTTTCACCAGTGTTTGGCACTTTTCAAGCTGTGGGTGGAAAGAGGACTAATGCCTTCTTTCACAGTATATAT GATGGGACTTGGGACACAGTGAAAGGAAGCTTTACTATTGTTAGGGATCTGAGGGATGTTTTATACCATTCCTACTTTTCAATCATGGATGATTTGCGACTTCAAGGACCTCCTGGTGATAAATATTATGAGATCAG GTTGCTTTATATTCCTTTGGCGCTAATAGCTGTGGCACTAGGACTCCTGGTTGACATACCGACGATCATAGTAATTGCTGCCTGCAAATTCCCTTACATGCTTATCAAGGGGTGGCGACGTTTGTTTCATGATTGTATAGGTCGGGAAGGACCTTTTCTAGAGACAATCTGTGTCCCATTTGCTGGTCTTGCTATCTTACTCTGGCCACTGGCTGTTGTTGGTGCATTCATTGGATCAATGTTATCAAGTATCCTGCTGGGTGCTTATGCAGGAGTAGTTGTATATCAG GAGTGTTCTCTTTGGTTAGGGCTTTGCTATATTGTTGCTTCCTTGTCCATATATGATGAATATAGCAATGATGTGCTAGACATGCCAGAAGGGTCCTGCTTTCCTAG GCCTCAGTACAGAAAGAAGACTGCATCAAGAACCAGCTCTCGTGCAGCTTCATTCTCAAGGCCTGATTCTTTCAGAAATCCACCATCTCGTACAAACTCCATCAATGCCCCCATGGTCGAGTTGAAGCCCCTTGAG CTTCTTGATGGCCTATTCAAGGGCTGTCAACGTCATGGTGAGATGATGGTATCTAAAGGAGTAATTACACAAATAGACATTGAAGATGCCAAGTCTAATAAAGACAGTGGTCAAGTCATTAGCATTGGTTTGCCTGCCTATTGCATCCTTCAGACCCTTATACAATCTGCCAAAGCCAACAGTGATGGTATCTTGTTAA ACGATGATGGCACAGAAGTAACTAGCTCAAACAGGCCTAGAGATACATTCTATGAGTGGTTTCTCAATCCACTCTTGATCATCAAAGACCAGATCAAAGCTGAAAATCTTTCCGACAGCGACGAGGAGTACCTTGGCAAATTGGTTTTGTTTAGTGGTGATCCTGAGAGGTTGAGGAATTCAAATATTGGATCACCACCTGAATCTGAACTGAGGCGAGCTGAGTTTGAGGCGTTAGCTCGAAG ACTACGAGGCATCACAAAATCTATATCAAGATATCCAACATTCAGGCGCCGGTTTGAGAGTAGCATGAAGATTATCTTAGAAGAACTGGCCAAGAAGCATGGTGATAGTAGACAATCAGAAGAATCAGGACCTCAAAAAGTTTCCAGGTCAAAAAGCATGTTTGCTCGCATGCTTAGCGAGAAATCTTTCAGGACCAGAAACGGCAAGAATGGATATGATCAAGAAGCTCAACTGGTAGAATCTACTGACAGAGATGTTGAAATTCAATGA